The Streptomyces pratensis genomic interval ACCCGTTCTCCCGCAGCGTCTGCGCGATGAGCCCCGCGCCGCCGAACATCTGCTGGAAGACCGTGATGACCAGGACCCAGGAGAAGAAGTGCGGCAGATAGAGGATCGCCTGCGCCACCGCCCGGACCCGGGGCCGCACGAAGCTGTTGATGAACAGCGCGAGCAGGATCGGCACCGGGAAGAACAGCGTCAGCTGCAACAGGAAGATCGTCAGCGTGTTGCCCAGCGCGGACCAGAACAGCCGGTCGTTCACCATCTGCTGGAACCACTCGAAGCCGACCCAGGGGCTCTGGAGAATCGCCTGGAAGGCGTTGTCAGCGATGTAGGGGTCGTAGTCCTGGAAGGCGACGACGTTGCCCACCAGGGGGACGTAGGCGAAGACCAGCAGCAGCAGCATCGCCGGCAGGGTCATCAGCAGCAGCGTCCGGTCACGGCGCAGCCGGTGCCGCAGGGGCACCTTCGCGCTGACCGGGGCCGGCCCGCGGGCCGCCCCGTCCTTCTCGGCCGGCGGCGACGCAGGGGATCCCTGCGCGCGCCGGCCATCTGTGCTCAGTGCCATGTCAGGAAGCCGACTCACCGGTCTCGTCGAGCAGCTTCTTGTACCAGTCGCGCAGCTTGTCGCCGCCCTTGGTCTTCCAGTCCGAGACCTGCTGCTGCATGTCGCTGACCTTCTTGCGGCCGCGCACGATGTCCTTCTCCAGGGCCTCGAACTGCGCGTTGAGCTCGGTGTACCGGGTGGGCTCCTGGATCTGCATGCCGTGGAACAGCGGCTTCCTCAGGTGCGCGCCCTGGCGCTGCTGCCACTCGATGACACCCTTCGCGACGTCCGGGTAGTCCGGGTAGGCGCGGTACGGCTTGGAGGTCGCGACGTACTCGTAGGTGGCGAAGACCTCGTTGTTGCCCTTCTCGTTCTTGACGAGCACCCCGTCCTTGAGGGTGTGGTGGGTGCCCTCCAGGCCGTACGCCCGCAGACGCTGCTCCTTGCTCCCGTACGGAGCGGCGGTGAAGTTGGCCAGCGCGAGGAGGTCCTCGATGACCTTCTTGTCGGCCTTCTTGCTGGCGAAGCACCAGATGTTCGAGGGGGAGGCCTCGTAGATGACGGGGTCACCGCCGTCGTGTGCGAAGAAGTCCATCGCCCCCATCCGGAACTCCGGCTTGTCCAGCCGCTGGACGGCGGTCGCCGCGTACCAGTCCGAGATGTCCGCGTTGTACATCATGACGTTGCCCGAGGAGAAGGTGGTGCGCATGTCACCCGTCTCCGCCTTGGCATCCGGGTGCACGAAGCCTGCCGAGTACAGCGAGCGCGACCACTCCAGCGCCTCCAGGTACTCCTGGGTCTCGTAGCGGTTCACCAGCTTGCCGTCGACCAGCTGCCAGTAGTAGGGCTTCTCCGGAAGCACCCCGAAGAAGACGAACGCCGACCACGTCATGTCGCTGCACGCCCACACCTTGTTCTTGGGGGCGTTGATCTCCTTGCAGAGGTCGTAGAACTCCTGCGTGGTGGTCGGGACCTCGTACCCCTTCTCCTCGAATATGTCGGCGCGGTAGAAGGGGGTGATGTTGGGAGTGGCCTCGGCGGGCATGGGGATCCCTCGCAGCTGGCCGGCGAAGATGCCGCGCTGCCAGGCGCCGGTGGGAATGGCCGCCAGGTTGGGGTACGCCTTGACCTTGTCGCCCGACAGGTAGGGGCCCAGGTCGGCGAACTTGTTGGCGATGGCGCTGGGGATCTTGCCCTGGAGCTCCCATCCCGGGACGACGACGGCGTCCGGGACGGCGCTGGACGCGAGCACGGCGCCGAGCTTCTGTCCGTAGACGTTGCCGTCCTGGTTCTGCCACTTGACCTTGACGCCGGCGGCCTCGTCCATCGCCGTCCAGTACGCGTTGCCCTCGCCGGGCGATGTGCCCCACAGCGGGGCCATGATGCTGATCTCGCTGCCCTTGCCGAGCTTCTCCGGCACCGACACCGCCAGCTTGTCGGCGGGGAGCGCCGTGGTGAAGCCGTCGGCGGAGCCGTTCTTGCTGGGGATGTCAGGGGTGACGGTGTTCGAGGGGACATAGGCCGGAAGGATGTCCTTCAGCTTCTTACCCGTGGTCGTGCCCTCGTTCTTCGCGCCACCGGAACCGCCGCCGCAGGCGGCGAGGAGCGGCATCCCCCCGCCGACGGCTGCCGCGACTACCACGGAAGAGGCGAGGAATCGTCTCCGGCTGGGAGCGGAGGGGGAGTTCGGCGTCATTGCGTCAACCCTTCGTGGTGCAACAGGACGGCCCGCGGCGGCGACTGCCGCTCGGCCCTGTGTCTGAGGTAGGGGCGTTA includes:
- a CDS encoding extracellular solute-binding protein; its protein translation is MTPNSPSAPSRRRFLASSVVVAAAVGGGMPLLAACGGGSGGAKNEGTTTGKKLKDILPAYVPSNTVTPDIPSKNGSADGFTTALPADKLAVSVPEKLGKGSEISIMAPLWGTSPGEGNAYWTAMDEAAGVKVKWQNQDGNVYGQKLGAVLASSAVPDAVVVPGWELQGKIPSAIANKFADLGPYLSGDKVKAYPNLAAIPTGAWQRGIFAGQLRGIPMPAEATPNITPFYRADIFEEKGYEVPTTTQEFYDLCKEINAPKNKVWACSDMTWSAFVFFGVLPEKPYYWQLVDGKLVNRYETQEYLEALEWSRSLYSAGFVHPDAKAETGDMRTTFSSGNVMMYNADISDWYAATAVQRLDKPEFRMGAMDFFAHDGGDPVIYEASPSNIWCFASKKADKKVIEDLLALANFTAAPYGSKEQRLRAYGLEGTHHTLKDGVLVKNEKGNNEVFATYEYVATSKPYRAYPDYPDVAKGVIEWQQRQGAHLRKPLFHGMQIQEPTRYTELNAQFEALEKDIVRGRKKVSDMQQQVSDWKTKGGDKLRDWYKKLLDETGESAS
- a CDS encoding ABC transporter permease, whose product is MALSTDGRRAQGSPASPPAEKDGAARGPAPVSAKVPLRHRLRRDRTLLLMTLPAMLLLLVFAYVPLVGNVVAFQDYDPYIADNAFQAILQSPWVGFEWFQQMVNDRLFWSALGNTLTIFLLQLTLFFPVPILLALFINSFVRPRVRAVAQAILYLPHFFSWVLVITVFQQMFGGAGLIAQTLRENGYEGFDLMTNPGLFKFLITFEMIWKDAGWGVIVFLAALASVSQELYEASAMDGANRWRRMWHVTLPALRPVVALLLVLQVGNALTVGFEQILLQRTAVGPGASEVLDTYVWNVGITNGGFSYAAAVGIVKGIFGLLLVLGANKVAHLMGEQGVYKK